GCCCCCGCTGACCGATGAGGAGAAGGCAGCTGTCCGGGCAGAATATCCCGATAACGACGTGGCCCGCTTTAACGCTGAGTGGGCCTTGAGAGAAAAGAAAGGAGGGCTGGTATGAACCGTTTAGGCAGCGGCAGGGCAATCCTGCGAAGAAAGCGCCCCTATACTGTCCAGGCAGACGGTACGCTGGAGCTGGAGCTCTGGGCAAGAGACGACGAGGAGGCAGAGGACGCGTTTAACGAATACTGCGAGGCAGTCCAGTACCATCACCCCGAGCTGGTGCTCACCCTGCGCAGTATCCGTGAGGACTGAGAAAGGAGCTGTGATTGGAGGGCCAAAATTACGAGTTGATCAACACCTGGGCCGCAGAGGCCAAAAGGGGGGACAAGCGTGCTGCGGAGCTGCTGCTCCAGAGCTTCCGGCCCCTTATCCTGAAGATGGCTGGCAGCTGTTCTGAGGACGGCGGATTTGAGGACGCTTACCAGGACGGCACAGCCGCCTTTCTGGAGGCCGTGCGGCGCTACGATCCGGAGAAGAACCACCTGTTTCCGGGCTATATCCGGAGCTGTCTGGATTTTTATTTCAGGAAACGGCGGGAGGGCCGCTTTGACCGGTCGGTGAGCGCGGTGGTATCGCTGGACGCCCCGGCGGACGAGAATGGCAGCCCTCTGGGGCAGCTGGTGCCCGACCCCAACCAGCCCGTCCAGGCCTACCACGAGGAGAACGACCGGAAAAGGCGGCTTGAAAAACTGGACTGGGCGCTTAAACAGCTGCCCGGCGACCAGCGCAGGGCCATCACGGCCTATTACCTGAAAGGCCAGAGCCAGAAGGCCATCGCGGCAGACTGCCAGCTCAGCGCCTCGGCGGTTAAAATGCGGATACACCGTGGCCTGCGGCGTCTCAGGGCGCTGATGGAGGATTAGAAAAGGGAGAACTGCCTGTGCAGTTCTCCCTTTAGTCGTCCGGGGTGTCCTCCCCGCGGATATATTTCTGGATCAGCCGGTTGGCGGTGGACTGGCTGACGCCGATGACCTCGGCCAGCTTGCGGCTGGATTTGTACTTGGTGTAGACCTCGTTCACAAGATCGCGCTTGATCTCCTCGAGGTTGTAGGTCTTTTTTTGCGCAGGGCCGGCCGGCACCTCGCCCTCCTCGCGCAGGTATTCCCAGAACAGCTCCTCCTCCAGGATCATGTGCTCGGAGTAGACCACCAGGCGCTCAATGGCGTTTTTGAGCTGGCGGATATTGCCCGGCCAGTCATAGTCGCTGATGAGGTACATCATCTTTTTGTCAAAGAGCTTGCTGGTGCCGTATTTCTGGTTGTTCTTTTTCAGAAAATAGTTGGCCAGCAGGATAATATCCTCCTTGCGCTCCCGCAGGGGCGGAATGGTTACCTTGATGATATTCAGGCGCCAGTAGAGGTCGGAGCGGAACTTCTTCTGTTTGATGAGCTCGATGAGGTTCTGGTTGGTGGCGGCAGTGATGCGTACATCCACATGCTGGAAAGCGTTGCCCCCCACAGGGATATAACGCTTATTCTCCAGCACATCCAAAATTTTGGCCTGGAGCGGCAGAGACAGCTCGCCGATCTCGTCCAGGAAGAGGGTGCCGCCGTCGGCGTTCTTGATGAGCCCGGTCCGCCCTTTGGGGTCGGCGCCGGTAAAGGCCCCCGGGACATAGCCGAAAAGCTCGCTTTCCAGCAGGTTTTCGGGGATCGCGGCGCAGTTGATGGCAAAAAAGGGCTTGTCCCGGCGCAGGCTGTGCCTGTGGAGGGTCTCGGCCAGGAAGCTTTTGCCCGTACCCGATTCGCCCAGGATCAGCACGTTCAGATCCACGTTCACAGCTTTCTCCAGCTTTTTCAGGCAGGCCTTAAAGGCCTCGCCTCTGCCGATAACCTCGTCGGAGAAATCCGAGTCTGAGGAGACAATGGACTTTTCACTGGTGCGGTAGGAGAGGTCTGTGCGGGTTACATAGTCCATGGCCGTGGAGATAACCAGCTCGATCTCACCGTCTGCGTCAAACACCGGGATATTGACGGACATCAGGCTCTTGTGGGTGATGTAGTACATGTTCTCCGTGACAATGGGGCACTTCTTTTCCATGACTTCGGCAAAACTGTGGGGCTCCC
The DNA window shown above is from Eubacterium limosum and carries:
- a CDS encoding sigma-54 interaction domain-containing protein, which encodes MRNLITIDKIEHTPEYEAYLRQLPQELLLKIVENAFAEIFVNDKDGRVVYVNPSSMRYHGLQPEELVGKASGEIKRGIWEPHSFAEVMEKKCPIVTENMYYITHKSLMSVNIPVFDADGEIELVISTAMDYVTRTDLSYRTSEKSIVSSDSDFSDEVIGRGEAFKACLKKLEKAVNVDLNVLILGESGTGKSFLAETLHRHSLRRDKPFFAINCAAIPENLLESELFGYVPGAFTGADPKGRTGLIKNADGGTLFLDEIGELSLPLQAKILDVLENKRYIPVGGNAFQHVDVRITAATNQNLIELIKQKKFRSDLYWRLNIIKVTIPPLRERKEDIILLANYFLKKNNQKYGTSKLFDKKMMYLISDYDWPGNIRQLKNAIERLVVYSEHMILEEELFWEYLREEGEVPAGPAQKKTYNLEEIKRDLVNEVYTKYKSSRKLAEVIGVSQSTANRLIQKYIRGEDTPDD
- a CDS encoding sigma-70 family RNA polymerase sigma factor, giving the protein MEGQNYELINTWAAEAKRGDKRAAELLLQSFRPLILKMAGSCSEDGGFEDAYQDGTAAFLEAVRRYDPEKNHLFPGYIRSCLDFYFRKRREGRFDRSVSAVVSLDAPADENGSPLGQLVPDPNQPVQAYHEENDRKRRLEKLDWALKQLPGDQRRAITAYYLKGQSQKAIAADCQLSASAVKMRIHRGLRRLRALMED